One Erythrobacter aureus DNA segment encodes these proteins:
- a CDS encoding DUF559 domain-containing protein, with the protein MTDRKTLQLRDPSETADDTPAIKKKGRGWEISEKRLDAIHERARYLRRHATPAHKTLAARFAKEDFGKYKFTRHTVVGSAILDFVSHPLGLAIAIDEEDQNDTLAKRRDKSLASVGVEVFRVPAATILEDVEEAMKPIFAAMNARYRDKQTARREHQSKYGATPRRGRPTGGPRDRR; encoded by the coding sequence ATGACCGACCGCAAGACCCTCCAGCTTCGCGATCCCAGCGAAACCGCCGACGACACCCCCGCGATCAAGAAGAAGGGCCGCGGCTGGGAGATTTCGGAAAAGCGGCTCGATGCGATCCATGAGCGGGCGCGCTATCTGCGGCGCCATGCGACACCCGCGCACAAGACACTCGCGGCGCGCTTCGCCAAGGAAGATTTCGGCAAGTACAAGTTCACCCGGCACACCGTGGTCGGCTCGGCGATCCTCGACTTCGTCTCTCACCCGCTCGGCCTTGCCATCGCAATCGACGAAGAAGATCAAAACGACACCCTCGCCAAGCGCCGGGACAAGAGCCTGGCCAGCGTCGGCGTCGAAGTGTTCCGGGTGCCCGCCGCGACCATCCTCGAAGATGTCGAGGAGGCGATGAAGCCGATCTTCGCCGCCATGAACGCGCGCTACCGCGACAAGCAGACCGCGCGCCGCGAACACCAGTCAAAATACGGC
- the sufB gene encoding Fe-S cluster assembly protein SufB — protein MSEELDIQAKPEMDAEAKEAAEKAAEYEHGWSADIETEFAEKGLTEETVRFISAKKGEPEWMLDWRLKAFRLWQDMEEPDWAKLGYPEIDYQDAYYYAAPKKKEKLKSLDELDPEIKAVYDKLGIPVAEQEVLAGVEGARKVAVDAVFDSVSVATTFREELKKAGVIFLSISEAVKEYPELVKKWLGKVVPQHDNFFATLNSAVFSDGTFVYVPKGVRCPMELSTYFRINAENTGQFERTLIIAEPGSYVSYLEGCTAPMRDENQLHAAVVELVALEDAEIKYSTVQNWYPGNAEGVGGIYNFVTKRGLCQGARSKISWTQVETGSAVTWKYPSCVLNGEDSVGEFYSVAVTNNYQQADTGTKMIHNGRGSRSTIISKGISAGKSNNTYRGLVRVAANADGVRNRTECDSLLIGDQCGAHTVPYIEVKNPSAQIEHEATTSKISDDQLFYAMQRGLDDEEAMALIVNGFAKDVLKELPMEFAVEAQKLLAISLEGSVG, from the coding sequence ATGAGCGAAGAACTGGACATTCAGGCCAAGCCCGAAATGGATGCCGAAGCGAAGGAAGCTGCCGAGAAGGCGGCCGAATACGAACATGGCTGGTCGGCGGATATCGAAACCGAATTCGCCGAAAAGGGACTGACCGAAGAGACGGTCCGCTTCATCTCCGCCAAGAAGGGCGAGCCCGAATGGATGCTCGACTGGCGGCTCAAGGCGTTTCGCCTGTGGCAGGACATGGAAGAGCCCGATTGGGCCAAGCTCGGCTATCCCGAAATCGATTACCAGGACGCCTATTATTACGCGGCGCCGAAGAAGAAGGAAAAGCTCAAGTCGCTCGACGAGCTCGATCCGGAGATCAAGGCGGTTTACGACAAGCTCGGCATTCCGGTGGCGGAACAGGAGGTGCTCGCCGGGGTCGAGGGGGCGCGCAAGGTTGCGGTCGATGCGGTGTTCGACAGCGTCAGCGTCGCCACCACTTTCCGCGAAGAGCTGAAGAAGGCGGGCGTCATCTTCCTCTCGATCAGCGAGGCGGTGAAGGAATATCCGGAGCTGGTGAAGAAGTGGCTCGGCAAGGTCGTGCCGCAGCATGACAATTTCTTCGCCACACTGAACAGCGCGGTCTTCTCCGACGGTACCTTCGTCTATGTGCCCAAAGGCGTGCGCTGCCCGATGGAGCTCAGCACCTATTTCCGCATCAATGCCGAGAATACCGGCCAGTTCGAACGCACGCTGATCATTGCCGAACCGGGCAGCTATGTAAGCTATCTCGAAGGGTGCACCGCGCCGATGCGCGACGAGAACCAGCTCCACGCCGCCGTCGTCGAGCTGGTCGCGCTCGAAGATGCGGAGATCAAGTATTCGACCGTCCAGAACTGGTATCCCGGCAATGCGGAAGGCGTGGGCGGAATCTACAATTTCGTCACCAAGCGCGGGCTGTGTCAGGGCGCGCGCAGCAAGATCAGCTGGACGCAGGTCGAAACCGGCAGCGCGGTGACCTGGAAATATCCCAGCTGCGTGCTCAACGGCGAAGACAGCGTGGGCGAGTTCTACTCGGTCGCGGTGACCAACAATTACCAGCAGGCCGATACCGGCACCAAGATGATCCATAATGGGCGCGGCAGCCGCTCGACGATCATTTCCAAAGGCATTTCGGCGGGCAAGTCGAACAACACCTATCGCGGGCTGGTGCGCGTGGCCGCCAACGCCGACGGCGTGCGCAACCGTACCGAATGCGACAGCCTGCTGATCGGCGACCAGTGCGGCGCGCACACCGTGCCCTATATCGAGGTGAAGAACCCCTCCGCCCAGATCGAGCACGAGGCGACCACCAGCAAGATCAGCGACGACCAGCTCTTCTACGCCATGCAGCGCGGCCTCGACGACGAGGAAGCGATGGCGCTGATCGTCAACGGCTTTGCCAAGGACGTGCTGAAAGAGCTGCCGATGGAATTCGCCGTCGAAGCGCAGAAGCTGCTGGCGATCAGTCTGGAAGGGTCGGTTGGATGA
- a CDS encoding SUF system Fe-S cluster assembly regulator, with protein MRLSNLADYAVVAMCAASRHCGGGKTSAAELAAETGLPVPTVQKLVSKLSTAGLLRSTRGAGGGLQLARPAAAITVADIVEAVEGPIALTACVEGADCLVEHDCSVKPHWPVVNEALRGALAAIPLTQLARTREIA; from the coding sequence ATGAGATTGTCCAACCTTGCCGATTATGCCGTCGTCGCCATGTGCGCGGCCTCGCGCCATTGCGGCGGGGGAAAGACCAGCGCCGCCGAACTGGCTGCCGAAACCGGGCTGCCGGTGCCCACGGTGCAGAAGCTGGTCAGCAAACTCTCGACGGCAGGCCTGCTGCGCTCGACACGCGGTGCCGGTGGCGGGTTGCAACTGGCCCGACCGGCGGCGGCGATCACCGTGGCCGACATCGTCGAGGCGGTAGAGGGGCCAATAGCGCTTACCGCCTGTGTCGAGGGCGCGGATTGTCTTGTCGAGCATGATTGCTCGGTCAAACCGCATTGGCCGGTCGTGAACGAGGCACTTCGTGGTGCGCTGGCGGCGATTCCGCTGACCCAGCTTGCCCGAACAAGAGAGATTGCATGA
- a CDS encoding helix-turn-helix transcriptional regulator, with amino-acid sequence MSGLPGDDASQFFEFVAAPPELAPYLNSLYIWRSPDDQLDDVLPAYSGQMVVFAQGLGRMQFDGDDVGETSGAFFLAPLCQARHFSVSGPATLFGVSLNFRGWAALSGLSVHDYHDCFLEPGMVLGAGLADEFGALAEQWRTDQLDDEGLLDAMCDIVRRGISQLPEQHLAVIDRTLEWLSSSFKPDLDDLYERLPYSKRQSQRLVAQFFGQSPVRLVRRYRAVRAATLLSIPQLPEELEAEIREAFYDQAHLIKEIRFFTGRTPKRLQPDAGSPINDMLGPDGYSSVDLFGSGEAEQLGRDPLADS; translated from the coding sequence TTGTCGGGTCTTCCGGGTGACGACGCGTCACAATTTTTCGAATTCGTAGCCGCGCCGCCCGAGCTCGCGCCATACCTGAACTCGCTCTACATCTGGCGCAGCCCGGACGATCAGCTAGACGATGTGCTGCCGGCTTATTCGGGCCAGATGGTGGTGTTCGCGCAGGGTCTCGGTCGGATGCAGTTCGATGGTGACGACGTTGGTGAAACGAGCGGTGCCTTCTTTCTCGCACCCCTGTGTCAGGCGCGCCATTTCAGCGTTTCGGGTCCGGCCACATTATTCGGCGTATCGCTGAACTTCCGGGGGTGGGCGGCTCTTTCGGGGCTGTCGGTTCACGATTACCACGATTGTTTCCTGGAGCCCGGAATGGTGCTCGGGGCAGGTCTCGCGGATGAATTCGGGGCGCTGGCCGAACAATGGAGAACCGATCAGCTCGATGATGAAGGTTTGCTCGATGCTATGTGCGATATCGTCAGGCGGGGCATTTCGCAGCTGCCCGAGCAACATCTCGCCGTGATCGACCGGACGCTCGAATGGCTGTCGAGCTCGTTCAAGCCGGACCTTGACGACCTTTACGAACGATTGCCCTATTCCAAGCGGCAGTCGCAGCGGCTGGTTGCGCAATTCTTCGGGCAATCGCCCGTTCGGTTGGTGCGCCGCTATCGCGCGGTGCGCGCTGCCACTCTCCTCTCCATTCCGCAGCTGCCGGAAGAGCTCGAAGCGGAAATCCGTGAGGCATTTTACGATCAGGCGCATCTCATCAAGGAGATCCGCTTTTTCACCGGGCGCACGCCCAAGCGCCTGCAGCCCGATGCCGGCTCTCCCATCAACGACATGCTGGGGCCTGATGGCTACAGCTCGGTCGACCTGTTCGGCTCGGGCGAGGCGGAGCAACTGGGCAGGGACCCGCTCGCCGACAGCTAA
- a CDS encoding quinone-dependent dihydroorotate dehydrogenase, which produces MLFDLARPALFALDPERAHRLTVKALSVSPRVGPQRAGPLAVEIAGLAFPNPVGMAAGFDKDAEVPDQLLGLGFGFAEVGSITPRPQKGNPRPRLFRLVEDRGVINRMGFNNSGAQDALTRLAKRASRPGIVGINIGANKDSEDRTADYAVMARLMAPFASYLAVNISSPNTPGLRALQDEGALAGLLDAVIDARGEGGPPVFLKVAPDLEPTDIDAIARIAVERELGALIVANTTIARPPLNSSHASESGGLSGAPLRDLAQQRLRDFRVATGGTVPLVGVGGIASAEDAWARIRAGASLVQLYSAMVYEGPGLPRRILRGVEKLMRRDGFASIAEAVGSE; this is translated from the coding sequence ATGTTGTTCGACCTCGCCCGCCCCGCCCTTTTCGCTCTCGATCCAGAGCGTGCGCACCGTCTTACCGTAAAGGCACTGTCCGTTTCCCCTCGGGTCGGGCCGCAACGTGCAGGCCCTCTGGCAGTGGAGATTGCCGGGCTCGCTTTTCCGAACCCTGTGGGTATGGCGGCCGGCTTCGACAAGGATGCCGAGGTCCCCGATCAGCTACTCGGTCTCGGTTTCGGATTTGCCGAAGTCGGATCGATCACTCCGCGCCCACAAAAGGGCAACCCCAGGCCGCGCCTTTTCCGGCTGGTCGAGGACCGCGGTGTCATCAATCGGATGGGCTTCAACAATAGCGGAGCGCAGGACGCGCTGACTCGTCTCGCGAAGCGCGCAAGCCGCCCAGGGATTGTCGGGATCAACATCGGCGCGAATAAGGACAGCGAGGATCGGACCGCCGATTACGCGGTCATGGCCCGGCTCATGGCGCCATTTGCATCCTATCTCGCCGTCAATATTTCCAGCCCGAACACGCCGGGCCTTCGTGCTTTGCAAGACGAAGGCGCATTGGCGGGCCTGCTCGACGCGGTCATCGACGCGCGCGGCGAAGGCGGTCCGCCTGTTTTCCTGAAAGTCGCGCCGGACCTCGAGCCAACGGATATCGACGCGATTGCGCGTATCGCCGTCGAGCGCGAGCTGGGCGCTTTGATCGTAGCCAATACCACGATCGCACGCCCCCCGCTCAATAGCAGCCATGCGAGCGAAAGCGGGGGCCTGTCGGGCGCCCCCTTGCGCGACCTTGCCCAGCAACGGTTGCGGGATTTTCGCGTGGCCACCGGCGGCACGGTGCCGCTGGTCGGTGTCGGCGGTATTGCCAGTGCCGAGGATGCGTGGGCGCGTATCCGCGCGGGCGCGAGCCTCGTCCAGCTCTATAGCGCCATGGTCTATGAAGGCCCCGGCCTGCCGCGCCGCATCCTGCGGGGCGTCGAGAAGCTAATGCGCCGGGATGGGTTCGCGTCGATTGCGGAAGCGGTCGGAAGCGAATAG
- the ggt gene encoding gamma-glutamyltransferase, with the protein MIRIFSGPLMAIALAGCATTPHPVIDTAPTVPAFAGAVSAADPRAQAAGEDMLARGGSATDAAIAVMLALTVVEPQSSGIGGGGFLVRGTADGSVGTFDGRETAPSAATPERFLDEEGNALPHMEAVRSGLSVGIPGNIALAAKTHAAHGKLGWATLFDPAIRLAREGFKMNPRLHGMLERAKNRSAHTEEARALFFDAAGDPLPVGTRLTNERLARTFEAIAAAGPRAFYTGSLAREIAETVSADTPRDGAMSYADITGYEAKTRDGVCGTYRAYRICTMGPPTSGGIAVLQILGQLERFDLTALGVDNPATWHLFIESQRLAYADRELYLADSDFVSVPVAGLIDPDYLGSRSALIEAGAALGTVTAGIPEGAPTAAADGNEPEEHGTSHFAVVDADSTMVSYTSTIEGAFGSGLMAGGFFLNNELTDFSRSPVVDGKLVANRVEGGKRPRSSMSPTVVWDPEGKPFLAVGAAGGSTIPVQTARAIIGAIDFQLSADEILGLPFVMAFGDRLLLEKGTWLEDRADVFRSLGHRQVFLREAPVKGGAVLRTAAGWKAARDPRLADQIHTP; encoded by the coding sequence ATGATCAGGATATTTTCCGGCCCGCTGATGGCAATAGCCCTTGCTGGCTGCGCCACAACCCCTCACCCCGTTATCGACACCGCGCCGACAGTGCCCGCCTTCGCGGGAGCGGTTTCGGCGGCCGATCCCCGTGCGCAAGCCGCCGGCGAAGACATGCTCGCTCGGGGCGGAAGCGCGACCGATGCGGCGATTGCCGTGATGCTGGCCTTGACCGTCGTCGAACCGCAGAGTTCGGGCATTGGAGGCGGCGGCTTCCTGGTGCGCGGAACGGCGGACGGGTCCGTCGGCACCTTCGATGGACGGGAAACGGCGCCCTCGGCGGCCACCCCGGAAAGGTTCCTTGATGAGGAAGGGAACGCCTTACCCCATATGGAAGCTGTCCGCAGCGGGCTGTCGGTCGGTATCCCGGGCAATATCGCCTTGGCAGCAAAAACCCACGCCGCCCATGGCAAGCTTGGCTGGGCAACCCTTTTCGATCCGGCGATCCGGCTTGCGCGAGAAGGGTTCAAGATGAACCCGCGCCTGCATGGCATGCTAGAACGAGCGAAGAACCGGTCCGCGCATACCGAAGAGGCGCGTGCATTGTTCTTCGATGCTGCAGGCGACCCTCTCCCCGTCGGCACCCGTCTGACCAATGAACGACTGGCCCGGACTTTCGAAGCGATCGCGGCGGCGGGGCCGAGAGCTTTCTATACGGGCAGCCTTGCCCGCGAGATCGCCGAAACGGTTTCCGCGGACACGCCGCGCGATGGCGCCATGTCCTATGCGGACATCACCGGTTACGAAGCCAAAACGCGCGATGGCGTATGCGGCACCTACCGCGCCTATCGGATATGCACCATGGGTCCGCCGACCTCGGGTGGTATCGCCGTGCTGCAGATTCTCGGCCAGCTCGAACGGTTCGATCTGACAGCCCTGGGGGTGGACAACCCGGCGACGTGGCACCTCTTCATCGAATCGCAGCGCCTCGCCTATGCCGATCGCGAGCTTTACCTCGCCGATAGCGATTTCGTTTCGGTCCCGGTCGCGGGTCTGATCGATCCGGATTATCTCGGCTCGCGCAGCGCGCTGATCGAGGCGGGCGCGGCCCTCGGCACGGTCACTGCGGGCATTCCGGAAGGTGCACCCACCGCCGCAGCGGACGGGAACGAGCCCGAAGAACACGGCACCTCCCATTTCGCGGTCGTCGACGCAGACAGCACAATGGTCAGCTACACCTCGACCATCGAAGGTGCATTCGGCTCGGGGCTCATGGCAGGGGGCTTCTTCCTCAACAATGAACTGACCGATTTCAGCCGTTCGCCGGTCGTCGACGGCAAGCTCGTCGCCAATCGGGTCGAGGGCGGCAAACGACCGCGCAGCTCGATGTCGCCGACGGTCGTCTGGGACCCTGAAGGCAAGCCGTTCCTCGCCGTGGGCGCTGCCGGCGGCAGCACCATCCCCGTACAGACCGCGCGCGCCATCATCGGAGCGATCGATTTTCAGCTTTCGGCCGACGAAATCCTCGGCCTGCCCTTCGTCATGGCCTTTGGCGATCGTCTGTTGCTCGAGAAGGGGACCTGGCTCGAGGATCGGGCGGATGTTTTCCGGTCCTTGGGCCATCGGCAGGTATTTCTCCGCGAGGCGCCGGTGAAGGGCGGCGCGGTTCTGCGCACCGCCGCAGGTTGGAAAGCGGCCCGCGATCCGAGACTCGCGGACCAAATCCACACACCGTGA
- a CDS encoding AMP-dependent synthetase/ligase yields the protein MLTDIDSANNLVELFLKRADEKADQPFLGAKIDGSWQTLSWREAADQMCLLAENLRGLGLKDGDRVCLVSENRPEWCISDLAIMAAGCITVPAYTTNTERDHVHILDNSGAKAVIVSTEKLLRPLHGALQASGIAEHVIGIDDLHRQQSGSFTFHNWDKMLEGEASAARGAVEQRISGIGRGDTACIIYTSGTGGAPRGVLQHHGAILCNIAGAAEILIEDFGIAEDERFLSFLPLSHAYEHTGGQYLPISVGAQIYYAEGLEKLASNIEETRPTIMVVVPRLFEVLRTRIMKQIQKQGGLAEKLMNTALEVGERRAADSAKFGDGLKDFAVTRLLKPKIRQRFGGRIKAMVSGGAPLNPEVGIFFDAMGLTMLQGYGQTEAGPVISCNRPAAGIAMHSVGPAMRGVDIKIAEDGEILVRGELVMHGYWQNESETARTIKDGWLHTGDIGHLDEKGRIVITDRKKDMIVNDKGDNIAPQKVEGMLTLQPEIGQAMVAGDKKPYIVGLIVPDAEWTLEWCRAQGKQFDCKKVQELPEFRNAIRAAIDRVNKDLSVVEKVRQFAFADEPFTIENEEMTPSMKIRRHKIKERYGERLDRLYRA from the coding sequence GTGCTGACGGATATCGATTCAGCCAACAATCTCGTCGAACTCTTTCTCAAGCGCGCCGACGAAAAGGCCGACCAGCCTTTTCTCGGCGCCAAGATCGATGGCTCCTGGCAAACGCTGAGCTGGCGTGAAGCAGCCGACCAAATGTGCCTTCTGGCGGAAAATTTACGCGGATTGGGCCTGAAAGACGGCGATCGGGTGTGTCTGGTATCCGAGAACCGCCCTGAATGGTGTATCTCCGATCTCGCCATTATGGCGGCGGGCTGCATCACCGTCCCGGCCTATACGACCAATACGGAACGCGATCACGTCCACATTCTCGACAATTCGGGCGCGAAAGCGGTCATAGTATCGACCGAGAAACTGCTCAGGCCGCTCCACGGCGCGCTTCAGGCTTCGGGCATTGCGGAACATGTGATCGGTATCGACGATCTGCACCGGCAGCAATCGGGCAGCTTCACCTTCCATAACTGGGATAAAATGCTCGAAGGCGAGGCGTCTGCCGCGCGCGGCGCCGTGGAACAGCGGATTTCCGGCATCGGCCGCGGCGACACCGCCTGTATTATCTATACGAGCGGCACGGGCGGGGCTCCGCGCGGCGTCCTCCAGCATCACGGTGCAATCCTGTGCAACATTGCGGGGGCAGCGGAAATCCTGATCGAGGATTTCGGTATTGCCGAAGATGAAAGGTTTCTTTCCTTCCTCCCTCTCAGCCATGCCTACGAACATACTGGCGGGCAGTATCTGCCAATCAGCGTTGGCGCACAGATCTATTATGCCGAGGGACTCGAAAAGCTCGCCAGCAATATCGAGGAGACCCGGCCCACGATCATGGTCGTCGTTCCGCGCCTGTTCGAGGTATTGCGCACCCGGATCATGAAGCAGATCCAAAAGCAGGGCGGGCTCGCGGAAAAGCTGATGAACACCGCGCTCGAAGTGGGGGAACGGCGTGCAGCAGATAGCGCGAAATTCGGCGACGGGCTCAAGGATTTCGCAGTTACCCGCCTGCTCAAACCCAAAATTCGTCAACGCTTCGGCGGGCGGATCAAGGCCATGGTTTCCGGCGGAGCGCCGCTCAATCCCGAAGTCGGCATTTTCTTCGACGCGATGGGCCTGACCATGCTGCAGGGCTATGGCCAGACCGAGGCCGGCCCGGTGATTAGCTGCAACCGTCCGGCGGCGGGGATTGCGATGCATTCGGTCGGCCCGGCCATGCGCGGGGTCGACATCAAGATCGCCGAGGATGGCGAGATTCTCGTGCGCGGCGAGCTGGTCATGCACGGCTACTGGCAAAATGAGAGCGAGACCGCGCGTACGATCAAGGACGGCTGGCTGCACACCGGCGATATAGGCCATCTCGACGAGAAGGGCCGGATCGTCATCACCGACCGCAAGAAGGACATGATCGTCAACGACAAAGGCGACAACATTGCCCCGCAAAAGGTCGAGGGCATGCTGACGCTACAGCCAGAGATCGGTCAGGCGATGGTGGCGGGCGACAAGAAGCCCTATATCGTCGGCCTCATCGTGCCCGATGCCGAATGGACGCTCGAATGGTGCCGGGCGCAGGGCAAGCAGTTCGATTGCAAGAAGGTCCAGGAGCTACCCGAATTCCGCAATGCCATACGCGCTGCGATCGATCGCGTGAACAAGGACCTCTCGGTGGTCGAAAAGGTCCGCCAGTTCGCCTTTGCCGACGAGCCCTTCACCATCGAGAACGAGGAGATGACCCCCTCGATGAAAATCCGCCGGCACAAGATCAAGGAACGCTACGGCGAGCGGCTCGATAGGCTGTATCGGGCCTAA